A window of the Fulvia fulva chromosome 11, complete sequence genome harbors these coding sequences:
- a CDS encoding GTP cyclohydrolase 1 type 2, which produces MASASNDRYKLIFFTPPQDLPKIKEAIFAAGAGRFNNYTECGFTSPGVGQFRPGDAANPHIGERGKVEEVGEVKFETVCSGRDVTKEVVAALKRTHPYEEPAYEVYKLEDF; this is translated from the exons ATGGCGTCCGCTTCCAACGACCGCTACAAACTCATCTTCTTCACTCCGCCTCAAGATCTGCCAAAGATCAAAGAAGCCATCTTCGCAGCAGGAGCCGGTCGTTTCAATAATTACACCGAATGTGGCTTCACATCACCCGGTGTGGGCCAGTTCCGACCCGGCGATGCTGCAAACCCGCACATTGGTGAAAGAGGCAAAGTGGAAGAGGTAGGAGAGGTCAAGTTCGAGACTGTGTGCTCTGGTAGGGATGTGACGAAAGAGGTTGTTGCGGCGCTGAAGAG GACACATCCATATGAAGAGCCGGCGTACGAAGTGTACAAGCTTGAGGACTTCTGA
- a CDS encoding Heat shock protein hsp9, with product MTDAGRKDLSSKIGDKAQPDSSKSTLDKVGEGLSGAGDKAARDLVPDSQKSTTQSLGDKASRSKDDAKDESILDKAKNAVGMNK from the exons ATGACTGACGCAGGACGCAAGGATCTCTCCTCCA AGATCGGTGACAAAGCCCAGCCAGACTCCTCCAAGTCCACCCTCGACAAGGTCGGTGAGGGTCTCTCCGGCGCCGGCGACAAGGCCGCCCGTGACCTCGTCCCAGACAGCCAGAAGTCCACCACCCAGTCTCTCGGCGACAAGGCATCCCGCAGCAAGGATGACGCCAAGGACGAGTCCATCCTCGACAAGGCCAAGAACGCCGTCGGCATGAACAAATAA